From Sulfurovum zhangzhouensis, the proteins below share one genomic window:
- the sucD gene encoding succinate--CoA ligase subunit alpha, producing the protein MSILVNKDTKVIVQGFTGSEGTFHAEQCIAYGTNIVGGVTPNKGGQEHLGKPVFDTVKEAVEATGATVSMVFVPPAFVADAVMEAADAGIELAVIITEGAPVRDMQAAKAFATKHGMKTIGPNCPGIITAEECKIGIMPGMIFKKGNVGLISKSGTLTYEGANQVVKEGFGISTAVGIGGDPIIGLSYKQLLPMFEADPETEAIVMIGEIGGDLEIQAAAFIKENITKPVVAFIAGQTAPKGKRMGHAGAIVSGSAGTAAEKMAALEAAGVKVVVSPADIGKAVKEVLSK; encoded by the coding sequence ATGAGTATTCTAGTAAATAAAGACACAAAAGTAATCGTACAAGGTTTTACAGGTAGCGAAGGTACATTCCACGCTGAGCAATGTATCGCATACGGAACAAACATTGTTGGTGGTGTTACACCGAACAAAGGTGGTCAAGAGCATCTTGGTAAGCCGGTATTCGATACAGTAAAAGAGGCAGTTGAGGCAACAGGTGCGACGGTATCTATGGTATTCGTTCCGCCTGCGTTTGTAGCTGATGCAGTAATGGAAGCAGCTGATGCTGGTATCGAGCTTGCTGTAATCATCACAGAAGGTGCACCGGTACGTGACATGCAGGCTGCAAAAGCATTTGCAACAAAACACGGTATGAAAACAATCGGGCCAAACTGTCCGGGAATTATCACAGCTGAAGAGTGTAAGATCGGTATCATGCCGGGTATGATCTTCAAAAAAGGTAATGTTGGACTTATCTCTAAATCAGGTACTTTGACGTATGAGGGAGCAAACCAGGTAGTAAAAGAAGGATTTGGTATCTCTACAGCCGTAGGTATCGGTGGTGACCCTATCATCGGTCTTTCTTATAAGCAATTGTTACCAATGTTTGAAGCAGATCCTGAAACAGAAGCGATCGTTATGATCGGTGAGATCGGTGGTGATCTTGAGATCCAGGCAGCAGCATTTATCAAAGAGAATATTACTAAGCCTGTGGTTGCATTTATTGCTGGTCAGACTGCACCAAAAGGTAAGAGAATGGGGCATGCCGGTGCGATCGTATCAGGTTCGGCTGGTACAGCTGCAGAGAAGATGGCAGCACTTGAGGCAGCTGGTGTAAAAGTAGTTGTTTCTCCGGCAGATATCGGTAAAGCGGTAA
- the sucC gene encoding ADP-forming succinate--CoA ligase subunit beta translates to MNIHEYQAKQIFAKYGVPTPRGIVANTPDQAAKNASELGGDIWVVKAQIHAGGRGLGGGVKLAKSIDEVRDLAGQILGMTLVTHQTGPEGKLVQKVYIEEGADIKDELYLGVVLDRAKEMPVIMASTEGGMEIEKVAEETPEKIIKVAVDPAIGFQGFHGRELVFGLGITDTNEQKKFIDFASKLYKLYMENDAELIEINPLIKTGSGDFLALDGKMGFDDSALGRHPEIEDMRDISEEDPDEREASQYGLSYVALDGEIGCMVNGAGLAMGTMDTINYMGGTPANFLDVGGKANAETVAKGFEIILKNPNVKAIFVNIFGGIVRCDRIANGILEATKMVDVHVPVIVRLDGTNALEAAEILKNANIANVIPATDLADGAAKAVAAAKGE, encoded by the coding sequence GTGAATATTCATGAGTATCAGGCAAAACAAATTTTTGCTAAATATGGTGTTCCTACGCCAAGAGGTATTGTTGCCAACACTCCGGACCAAGCAGCTAAAAACGCGTCTGAGCTAGGTGGTGATATCTGGGTAGTAAAAGCACAAATCCATGCAGGTGGTAGAGGACTGGGCGGTGGTGTTAAGCTTGCAAAGTCTATCGACGAAGTTAGAGATCTTGCTGGCCAAATCCTTGGAATGACACTTGTGACACACCAGACTGGACCTGAAGGTAAACTAGTACAAAAAGTTTACATTGAAGAGGGTGCAGATATCAAAGATGAACTTTATCTTGGTGTAGTACTTGACAGAGCAAAAGAGATGCCTGTGATCATGGCTTCAACAGAAGGTGGTATGGAGATTGAAAAAGTAGCTGAAGAGACTCCTGAAAAGATTATCAAAGTAGCTGTAGATCCTGCGATCGGGTTCCAAGGTTTCCACGGTAGAGAGTTGGTATTCGGTCTTGGGATTACAGATACAAATGAACAGAAAAAATTCATTGATTTTGCTTCAAAACTTTACAAACTATATATGGAAAATGATGCTGAACTTATTGAGATCAATCCATTAATTAAGACAGGATCAGGTGACTTCCTTGCACTAGACGGAAAAATGGGATTTGATGATTCTGCACTTGGCAGACACCCTGAGATCGAAGATATGAGAGATATCTCAGAAGAAGATCCGGATGAAAGAGAAGCTAGCCAGTATGGACTTAGTTATGTTGCACTTGATGGAGAGATCGGTTGTATGGTAAACGGTGCAGGACTTGCAATGGGTACTATGGATACAATTAACTACATGGGCGGTACACCTGCAAACTTCCTTGATGTTGGTGGTAAAGCAAATGCTGAGACAGTTGCAAAAGGTTTTGAGATTATCCTTAAAAACCCGAATGTAAAAGCGATCTTCGTAAATATCTTTGGTGGTATCGTAAGATGTGACCGTATTGCTAACGGTATCCTTGAAGCTACAAAGATGGTAGATGTACATGTACCGGTTATCGTAAGACTTGATGGTACAAATGCACTTGAAGCAGCAGAAATTCTTAAAAATGCAAATATCGCAAATGTTATCCCGGCAACTGATTTGGCTGATGGTGCGGCAAAAGCAGTAGCAGCGGCAAAAGGAGAGTAA
- the fumC gene encoding class II fumarate hydratase, with the protein MEFRIEKDTMGEMQVPADKYWAAQTQRSVLNFEIGTEKMPLEIIYGFANLKKACALVNNELGRLSDNKTQAIEKACDAVLRGELDDNFPLVVWQTGSGTQSNMNINEVIANKATEILGGNFNMVKMVHPNDDVNKGQSSNDTYPTAMRIAEVVAVTDNLIPALIQLKNTFYGKSIAFNNIVKIGRTHLQDATPLTLGQELSGYVAMLDSNLNQINDALEYCKELAIGGTAVGTGLNSHPEFSQKVAAMLNSFMSKKYRFVSQPNKFHALTGHDAEVVLSGALKALAANLMKIANDIRWLASGPRCGLAEIEIPANEPGSSIMPGKVNPTQAEALTMVAVQVMGNDATIGIAASQGNFELNVFKPVIAYNILQSTRLLADAMISFDQNCVVGIVPIKENIDRFLNDSLMLVTALNPYIGYDNAAKIAKTAHANGSTLKDEAVNLGLMTAEEFDAAVKPEEMISPKP; encoded by the coding sequence ATGGAATTTCGGATAGAAAAGGATACAATGGGTGAGATGCAGGTTCCTGCGGATAAATACTGGGCAGCACAAACTCAACGTTCAGTACTTAATTTCGAGATCGGAACCGAGAAGATGCCTTTAGAGATAATATACGGTTTTGCTAACCTTAAAAAAGCGTGTGCGCTTGTAAACAACGAGTTAGGACGACTGAGTGATAATAAGACCCAAGCGATTGAAAAAGCATGTGATGCAGTACTGCGTGGTGAACTTGATGATAATTTTCCACTGGTTGTATGGCAAACGGGGTCGGGTACACAGTCAAATATGAATATCAATGAAGTAATAGCAAACAAAGCAACTGAGATACTTGGCGGAAACTTTAACATGGTTAAGATGGTTCACCCCAATGATGATGTCAATAAAGGACAGAGCTCTAATGATACCTATCCAACGGCCATGCGCATTGCCGAAGTAGTCGCAGTGACCGATAATCTTATACCTGCATTGATTCAACTCAAAAATACCTTTTACGGGAAATCCATAGCCTTTAACAATATAGTAAAGATCGGTAGAACACACCTTCAGGATGCAACACCTTTAACACTTGGACAAGAGCTTTCAGGCTATGTTGCAATGTTGGATAGTAACCTTAATCAGATCAATGATGCACTTGAATATTGTAAAGAACTTGCAATAGGAGGGACTGCTGTAGGTACCGGACTGAACTCTCATCCTGAATTCTCACAAAAAGTGGCAGCTATGCTTAATAGTTTTATGTCAAAAAAATATCGATTTGTTTCTCAGCCAAATAAATTTCATGCATTAACGGGTCATGATGCAGAAGTGGTACTTTCAGGGGCACTCAAAGCACTGGCTGCAAACCTTATGAAAATTGCAAATGATATTAGATGGTTGGCATCGGGTCCTAGGTGTGGTCTTGCAGAGATAGAGATCCCTGCCAATGAACCCGGATCTTCAATCATGCCCGGAAAAGTGAACCCCACACAGGCCGAAGCGCTGACTATGGTCGCAGTACAAGTGATGGGTAATGATGCAACCATAGGTATCGCAGCAAGTCAGGGTAACTTTGAACTCAATGTATTTAAGCCGGTTATTGCCTATAATATTCTACAATCTACAAGACTTTTGGCAGATGCAATGATCAGTTTTGATCAGAACTGTGTCGTAGGTATTGTACCGATCAAAGAGAATATAGACAGGTTCTTAAATGATTCGTTGATGTTGGTAACAGCACTTAACCCGTATATCGGGTATGATAATGCAGCAAAAATCGCCAAAACAGCGCATGCCAACGGTTCAACACTCAAAGATGAGGCTGTGAATCTTGGACTGATGACTGCTGAAGAATTTGATGCCGCAGTGAAACCGGAAGAGATGATTTCGCCTAAACCGTAA
- a CDS encoding Fe-S-containing hydro-lyase — MATYNLTTPLSSEDTKMLKAGDTVFLSGTIFTARDAAHKRLVELIEKGEELPFDLEGSVIYFVGPTPPKPGDPIGSAGPTTSYRMDSYSPTMLKHGSKGMIGKGKRNQEVKDACVAYDGIYFGATGGAGALLGKQIKSAEVIAYPELGPEAVRKLEVEKFPVTVINDTYGNDLYQMGREQYEVKD; from the coding sequence ATGGCAACATATAATTTGACAACGCCACTGAGCAGTGAAGATACAAAAATGCTCAAAGCAGGTGATACAGTATTTCTAAGCGGTACGATTTTTACTGCCAGAGATGCAGCACACAAAAGGTTGGTAGAGCTAATTGAAAAAGGTGAGGAACTTCCATTTGACCTAGAAGGATCGGTGATCTATTTTGTTGGTCCAACACCTCCAAAACCGGGTGATCCTATCGGTAGTGCAGGACCGACAACATCTTACCGTATGGACAGTTATTCACCTACAATGCTTAAGCATGGTTCAAAAGGTATGATCGGTAAAGGGAAAAGAAACCAGGAAGTTAAAGATGCTTGTGTAGCATATGACGGCATCTACTTTGGTGCAACAGGGGGTGCAGGCGCACTTCTAGGGAAACAGATCAAAAGCGCAGAAGTGATCGCATATCCTGAACTTGGTCCTGAGGCCGTACGTAAACTTGAAGTTGAAAAGTTTCCTGTAACAGTGATCAACGATACGTATGGGAACGATCTTTACCAAATGGGTAGAGAACAGTACGAAGTCAAAGACTAA
- a CDS encoding fumarate hydratase, with product MREIEYSEVVKAVKDMIMYSGTDLPQDTYDALKQAMEDEKSPVSKEVIRQILENADIAKDEKRPLCQDTGLAVFFVKVGDQVKIKGGLLKDAINEGTEQGYTEGYLRASTCEPFSRANLKDTVGYNLPAIIHFDLVAGDKIDIEYAAKGGGSENVSRARVFPPAAGKEGIIAYVKEVISDAGGNPCPPITIGVGIGGTFEKATISSKHALFRDIGSVNPDPEMAELEETILNEVNKLGIGAMGMGGTKTALAVHIESNPCHIASLPVSVNVQCHSSRHTHITL from the coding sequence ATGAGAGAAATCGAATATAGTGAGGTGGTGAAAGCCGTTAAAGACATGATTATGTATAGCGGTACTGATCTTCCACAGGATACTTATGATGCACTTAAACAGGCAATGGAAGATGAAAAGTCACCTGTAAGTAAAGAGGTGATTCGCCAGATCCTTGAAAATGCTGATATTGCAAAAGATGAAAAAAGACCATTATGCCAGGATACAGGTCTGGCAGTTTTCTTTGTAAAAGTCGGTGATCAGGTAAAGATCAAAGGAGGACTTCTTAAAGATGCGATCAATGAAGGAACTGAACAGGGATATACTGAAGGATACCTTCGTGCTTCTACATGTGAACCGTTCAGTAGAGCAAATCTTAAGGACACGGTAGGATACAATCTTCCTGCAATTATCCATTTTGATCTTGTAGCAGGGGACAAGATAGATATAGAGTATGCTGCAAAAGGCGGCGGATCGGAAAACGTAAGTAGAGCGAGAGTATTCCCGCCAGCAGCAGGAAAAGAAGGTATCATCGCATATGTGAAAGAAGTGATCAGTGATGCTGGAGGGAATCCATGTCCTCCGATCACGATCGGTGTTGGTATAGGCGGTACTTTTGAAAAAGCTACAATAAGCTCTAAACATGCACTTTTTAGAGATATCGGTAGTGTGAATCCTGATCCTGAGATGGCAGAGCTTGAAGAGACCATTCTTAATGAGGTGAATAAACTCGGAATCGGTGCAATGGGTATGGGTGGTACAAAAACCGCACTTGCTGTACATATCGAATCAAATCCATGTCATATCGCTTCATTACCTGTTTCTGTGAATGTGCAGTGTCACTCATCTAGACATACACATATCACACTATAA
- a CDS encoding malate dehydrogenase produces the protein MAGRKVGIVGTGAVGATAAYSLVMMGSCEEIVLFDIVEGVAQGKAIDMGQAAHYSPKGTKVTAVKSAAEMKDCDIVVITAGVPRKGEMTRADLLMINAKIMKNVVDDVAKNSPDAIIICVSNPLDVMTYVIHKMTGWERNRIIGMAGALDGARMAYQIYQTLGYGLTQTGDLVIGDHGQNMIPLPSKVQVGSVNASELLTQEQMEQIIERTKNGGAEIVKHLGTSGYYGPGRAVAHMVEAILDNSRIVVSSSVLLQGEYGYSDVCVGVPVVLGRNGVEEIIQIDLDEETQAKFKISVESIQDNINILIENKFFE, from the coding sequence GTGGCAGGTCGTAAAGTAGGGATTGTCGGTACTGGTGCAGTAGGTGCAACGGCAGCATACTCACTCGTTATGATGGGTAGCTGTGAAGAGATCGTTTTATTTGATATCGTTGAGGGTGTAGCACAAGGTAAGGCGATCGATATGGGTCAAGCGGCACACTATTCGCCAAAAGGTACCAAGGTAACTGCAGTTAAGAGTGCTGCAGAGATGAAAGATTGCGATATCGTAGTGATCACTGCGGGTGTGCCGAGAAAAGGTGAGATGACCAGAGCAGATCTTTTGATGATCAATGCGAAGATCATGAAAAATGTGGTTGATGATGTCGCAAAGAACTCTCCTGATGCAATTATCATCTGTGTTTCAAATCCGCTGGACGTAATGACCTATGTCATTCATAAGATGACAGGATGGGAGCGCAACCGTATCATAGGTATGGCCGGTGCATTGGATGGTGCCAGAATGGCATATCAGATTTACCAGACACTAGGGTATGGATTGACACAAACAGGTGATCTTGTAATCGGTGATCACGGTCAAAACATGATCCCACTTCCAAGTAAAGTACAAGTAGGTTCAGTAAACGCTTCAGAGCTTTTGACTCAAGAACAGATGGAACAGATCATTGAACGTACGAAAAACGGTGGTGCAGAGATCGTAAAACATTTGGGGACTTCAGGTTATTACGGTCCTGGCCGTGCTGTAGCACATATGGTAGAGGCGATACTTGATAATTCCCGTATTGTTGTTTCTTCCTCGGTTTTGCTTCAAGGTGAATACGGATACAGTGATGTATGTGTTGGGGTACCGGTTGTACTTGGCCGTAATGGCGTTGAAGAGATCATTCAGATTGACCTTGATGAAGAAACACAAGCAAAGTTTAAAATATCGGTAGAGTCTATTCAGGACAATATCAATATCTTGATTGAGAATAAATTTTTTGAGTAG
- a CDS encoding malate dehydrogenase: protein MAKGRKVTIIGTGNFGSTVAFILAMNGACHNVVLRGRDVNKARGKALDMSQAANAARQHTVVKAARGPEDIAGSDIVVITAGAPRTPGMSRDDLLTKNAAIVKKYAQEIKEYAPESIVIVVSNPLDVMTYVAQKVTGFPRERVLGMAGILDAARMAHFIYEKLEYGAGQIRATVMGGHGDTMVPLPKFTTVAGVPIEDLLDAEQIGEIVQKTRNGGAEIVNLLGDGSAYYAPAKSTAIMVESMLRDTKQIHSCAIMLENDYGYSGIVSGVPVMIGAGGGEEVIHMTLKPLQQERFAKSVAAVQEMVDKLYELKFFDEEA, encoded by the coding sequence ATGGCTAAAGGTAGAAAAGTAACGATAATTGGAACAGGAAACTTCGGTTCAACGGTTGCATTTATTTTGGCAATGAACGGAGCATGTCACAATGTTGTACTAAGAGGGCGTGATGTAAATAAAGCTAGAGGTAAAGCACTTGATATGTCTCAGGCAGCCAATGCAGCACGTCAACATACAGTCGTAAAGGCTGCAAGGGGACCTGAAGATATCGCAGGTTCAGATATCGTAGTAATCACAGCAGGTGCACCAAGAACCCCTGGGATGAGTAGGGATGACTTACTTACCAAGAATGCGGCGATTGTTAAAAAATATGCTCAAGAGATCAAAGAGTATGCACCGGAATCTATCGTTATCGTAGTTTCAAACCCGCTAGATGTTATGACCTATGTTGCACAAAAAGTAACAGGATTCCCTAGAGAGAGGGTACTGGGTATGGCAGGTATCCTTGATGCAGCACGTATGGCTCACTTTATCTATGAAAAACTTGAATATGGTGCAGGTCAGATCCGTGCAACAGTAATGGGTGGACACGGTGATACAATGGTTCCTCTACCTAAGTTTACAACTGTTGCCGGTGTACCGATCGAAGACTTGCTTGATGCAGAGCAGATCGGGGAGATCGTTCAGAAGACGAGAAACGGCGGTGCAGAGATCGTAAACCTTCTAGGTGACGGTTCAGCTTATTATGCACCGGCAAAATCTACGGCGATAATGGTTGAATCTATGCTTAGAGATACCAAGCAGATCCACTCATGTGCAATTATGCTTGAAAATGACTACGGATATTCAGGAATTGTTTCCGGTGTTCCCGTGATGATCGGTGCAGGCGGTGGAGAAGAGGTAATTCATATGACCCTGAAACCACTTCAGCAAGAACGTTTTGCTAAATCAGTAGCTGCTGTACAGGAGATGGTTGATAAGCTCTATGAACTTAAATTCTTTGATGAAGAGGCATAG
- a CDS encoding NADP-dependent isocitrate dehydrogenase, producing MAKIIWSKIDEAPALATYSFFPIASKFCAAGGVELEQSDISLAGRVLAAMGLAEDELSKLGELCVKPEGNIIKLPNISASVGQLKDCIAELQDQGYDIPNYPENPANDAEKEIQAKYSTCLGSAVNPVLREGNSDRRAAKAVKNFAQKNPHKLRAYSENSKAAVAHMGGKGDFYGNEKSVTMDKAQKVTIALNGKELKSIDALEGEILDGTFMSVSALRDFYKQTIEEAKAKGVIWSVHLKATMMKISDPIMFGHAFEIFFEGVFTKYADLFKELGVNPNLGMSDLEKKIKGHAQEAEIKAAFQAVVDADAPKIAMVDSDKGETNFNAPNDIIIDASMPVVVREGGKQWDRTGAAGETLAVIPDSTYGMFHAEMVADCVKNGQYDVTTMGTMQNIGLMAQKAEEYGSHPTTFELAEAGTVTVTAEDGTELMSFECEAGDIWRMSRAKDIPIKDWIRLAFERGQIEQIPVVFWLDENRAHDAQMIAKVKKYMPEFNTEGLEIHFMDIAAATRFTNERIRAGKDTIAVTGNVLRDHLTDMYPILELGTSAKMLSIVPLLAGGGLFETGAGGSAPKHVDQFLEEGHLRWDSLGEFLALAESLRMIDQKNPDAKLAAVTAALDVANQEYLDNNKAPGRKAGEPDNKASHFYVAMYWATALADSMDKDLQAKFTPVAKALKENEAKIMEELLAAEGKPQDIGGYFHPDDAKAEAAMRPSATLNSIIDAI from the coding sequence ATGGCAAAAATTATTTGGTCAAAAATTGATGAAGCTCCGGCTTTGGCAACTTATTCATTTTTCCCAATTGCATCAAAATTTTGTGCAGCTGGTGGTGTAGAACTTGAGCAAAGTGACATTTCACTTGCAGGTCGTGTACTTGCAGCAATGGGACTAGCTGAAGATGAACTTTCAAAACTTGGTGAACTTTGTGTTAAACCTGAAGGTAATATCATCAAGCTTCCAAACATCTCTGCTTCTGTAGGTCAGCTTAAAGATTGTATCGCTGAACTTCAAGATCAAGGTTATGATATCCCTAACTACCCTGAAAATCCTGCTAACGATGCAGAAAAAGAGATTCAGGCTAAATACTCAACTTGTCTTGGTTCTGCAGTAAACCCGGTACTTAGAGAGGGTAACTCAGACAGACGTGCTGCAAAAGCAGTTAAAAACTTTGCACAAAAGAACCCGCACAAACTTAGAGCATACTCTGAGAACTCAAAAGCTGCTGTTGCACACATGGGTGGCAAAGGTGACTTCTATGGTAACGAGAAATCAGTTACTATGGATAAAGCACAAAAAGTAACGATCGCACTTAACGGTAAAGAACTTAAGTCTATCGATGCACTTGAGGGTGAAATACTTGATGGTACATTCATGTCTGTAAGCGCTTTGAGAGATTTCTATAAACAAACGATCGAAGAAGCAAAAGCAAAAGGCGTTATCTGGTCGGTACACCTTAAAGCAACAATGATGAAAATCTCTGATCCGATCATGTTCGGTCATGCATTTGAAATCTTCTTTGAAGGTGTATTTACTAAATATGCTGATCTTTTCAAAGAGTTAGGTGTTAATCCAAACCTTGGTATGTCAGATCTTGAGAAGAAAATCAAAGGTCATGCACAAGAAGCAGAGATCAAAGCAGCATTCCAAGCAGTTGTAGATGCTGATGCACCAAAAATTGCAATGGTTGACTCTGATAAAGGTGAAACAAACTTCAACGCACCAAATGATATCATCATCGATGCTTCTATGCCGGTTGTAGTAAGAGAAGGTGGTAAGCAGTGGGATAGAACTGGTGCTGCAGGTGAAACACTTGCTGTTATTCCTGACTCTACGTACGGTATGTTCCACGCTGAGATGGTAGCTGACTGTGTGAAAAACGGTCAATACGATGTAACAACTATGGGTACTATGCAAAACATCGGTCTTATGGCACAAAAAGCTGAAGAGTACGGTTCTCACCCAACTACATTCGAACTTGCTGAAGCAGGTACGGTAACTGTAACGGCTGAAGATGGTACTGAACTTATGAGCTTTGAGTGTGAAGCGGGTGATATCTGGAGAATGTCTAGAGCAAAAGATATCCCGATCAAGGACTGGATCAGACTTGCGTTTGAAAGAGGTCAGATCGAGCAGATCCCAGTAGTGTTCTGGTTGGATGAGAACAGAGCTCACGATGCTCAAATGATCGCAAAAGTAAAAAAATATATGCCAGAGTTTAACACTGAAGGTCTTGAGATCCACTTCATGGATATCGCTGCTGCGACAAGATTCACAAATGAAAGAATCAGAGCAGGTAAAGACACGATTGCAGTAACAGGTAACGTTCTTAGAGACCACCTTACTGATATGTATCCAATCCTTGAGCTTGGTACTTCAGCAAAAATGCTTTCTATCGTTCCATTGCTTGCTGGTGGTGGTTTATTTGAAACTGGTGCAGGTGGTTCAGCGCCTAAGCACGTAGATCAGTTCCTTGAAGAAGGTCACCTAAGATGGGATTCTCTTGGAGAGTTCTTGGCACTTGCTGAGTCATTAAGAATGATCGATCAAAAGAACCCTGATGCAAAGCTTGCAGCTGTTACTGCAGCACTTGATGTTGCAAACCAAGAATATCTTGATAACAACAAAGCACCAGGTAGAAAAGCTGGTGAGCCGGATAACAAAGCGTCTCACTTCTACGTGGCAATGTACTGGGCGACAGCGCTTGCAGATTCTATGGACAAAGATCTACAGGCTAAGTTTACTCCGGTAGCAAAAGCATTGAAAGAGAACGAAGCGAAGATCATGGAAGAACTTCTTGCAGCAGAAGGCAAGCCACAAGATATCGGTGGTTACTTCCACCCGGATGATGCTAAAGCTGAAGCAGCGATGAGACCGTCTGCGACACTTAACAGCATTATCGATGCTATCTAA
- a CDS encoding phosphatase PAP2 family protein has translation MKMKKVLLVAMLVHTLLHAKNNNIERVGDWVQILIPLSGYGTTLYLKDEEGEIEFYKSFFSTLGTTHVLKNTVRKERPDHSDNKSFPSGHTSASFQGATFLHKRYGIQYAIPAYLGAAYVGYSRIYANKHDLTDVIAGAIIGSGFSYYFTTPYKFKGVQIQPAVYSSDTSGQNLFGFKMSW, from the coding sequence ATGAAAATGAAAAAAGTATTGTTGGTAGCGATGTTAGTACATACATTACTTCATGCTAAAAATAATAATATTGAAAGAGTTGGAGACTGGGTACAAATTTTAATTCCTCTGAGTGGTTATGGTACAACGCTATATCTGAAGGATGAAGAAGGGGAAATAGAGTTTTACAAGTCTTTTTTTTCTACTTTGGGTACAACACATGTACTCAAAAATACTGTTAGAAAAGAGAGACCGGACCACAGTGATAACAAATCATTTCCATCAGGTCATACTTCCGCTTCGTTTCAAGGGGCAACCTTCTTACATAAACGATATGGAATACAGTATGCCATACCGGCATATTTAGGTGCAGCATATGTTGGTTATAGTCGTATTTATGCAAATAAGCATGACTTAACGGATGTGATAGCCGGTGCCATTATCGGTAGTGGATTTTCCTATTACTTTACAACACCCTATAAGTTCAAAGGTGTTCAGATACAACCTGCAGTATACAGTTCAGATACTTCCGGACAGAATTTGTTTGGTTTCAAAATGAGTTGGTAA
- a CDS encoding phosphatase PAP2 family protein, which yields MLKVKHLYILAMVASITVLFYLYADREVAKYFYEMDEHNPIKFFFRTITQAGQSEWFLIPSLILYLWFIQRKVFLNAKKALYIFMTNVVAGIGVWLFKIPFGRMRPKLYLEDNLYGFQWFEISSKYVSFPSGHTITAISSAVALSLLFPKWKYPILIAGALVAFSRVVITAHYLSDVFFASFLGTMVAYLLYQYYFSEGKDI from the coding sequence GTGTTAAAAGTAAAACACTTATATATATTAGCGATGGTTGCATCTATCACCGTACTATTTTATCTATATGCTGATAGAGAGGTTGCCAAGTACTTTTATGAAATGGATGAACACAATCCGATAAAATTTTTTTTTAGAACTATTACACAAGCTGGTCAAAGTGAATGGTTTTTAATTCCTTCTTTGATACTGTATTTATGGTTTATACAAAGAAAAGTGTTTCTTAATGCTAAAAAAGCCCTCTATATCTTTATGACAAATGTGGTAGCAGGTATTGGAGTATGGTTATTTAAAATACCTTTTGGACGCATGAGACCCAAGCTTTATTTAGAAGACAACCTATATGGATTTCAGTGGTTTGAAATTTCATCCAAATATGTTTCTTTTCCCTCAGGTCATACAATTACGGCTATCTCAAGTGCAGTAGCATTGAGTTTATTGTTCCCTAAATGGAAATATCCTATTTTAATAGCAGGAGCATTGGTAGCCTTTAGTAGGGTTGTTATTACGGCACATTATTTGAGTGATGTGTTCTTTGCTTCTTTTTTGGGTACTATGGTCGCTTATTTACTTTATCAATATTATTTTTCAGAGGGGAAAGATATTTGA